A window of Zingiber officinale cultivar Zhangliang chromosome 5A, Zo_v1.1, whole genome shotgun sequence contains these coding sequences:
- the LOC121982330 gene encoding myosin-binding protein 7-like translates to MLDERDSAARCLSCFDNAEGSGVDGFSRVDIENEAEALASHKKSVQKLLTELEEERSASSSAVTEAMSMILRVQREMAGA, encoded by the coding sequence ATGCTGGATGAGAGGGACTCGGCCGCCCGTTGCCTCTCCTGCTTCGATAACGCCGAAGGCAGCGGCGTGGATGGGTTTTCTAGGGTTGACATAGAAAACGAGGCGGAGGCCCTCGCCAGCCACAAGAAGTCCGTCCAGAAACTCCTGACGGAGCTTGAGGAGGAGCGGAGCGCCTCGTCGTCTGCGGTCACCGAGGCGATGTCGATGATTTTGCGGGTCCAGCGCGAGATGGCGGGGGCGTAG
- the LOC121982329 gene encoding myosin-binding protein 7-like — protein MEARQFRRLAEEKMAHDQQEIAAVDDILFKRDQAVQALTCVVQAYRHRLLSYGIGVDEFDTPPSGPQTPGTATATPTCTSGSQFDAYPALRCADDSATDLDKYPSVETPRAADSPRDSFLHRNFQLERVRSGSFRIYKDTVVSVRLSPRRQWSYLRSLSYRSLTSHVEHPVDYASDYPTAVRGTTLATESTPWKPSMERERTS, from the coding sequence ATGGAGGCGCGACAGTTCCGGCGCCTCGCGGAGGAGAAGATGGCCCATGACCAGCAGGAGATCGCCGCCGTCGACGATATCCTCTTCAAACGCGACCAGGCTGTGCAAGCCCTAACCTGCGTGGTCCAAGCATACCGCCACCGCCTCCTCAGCTACGGAATCGGCGTCGATGAGTTCGACACGCCTCCTTCGGGACCGCAAACACCTGGCACGGCCACCGCAACGCCCACTTGCACCTCCGGTTCCCAATTCGACGCATACCCGGCATTGCGATGCGCTGACGATTCCGCCACCGACCTCGACAAGTACCCCTCCGTGGAGACCCCTCGTGCCGCTGATTCACCCCGCGATTCATTTCTCCATCGCAACTTCCAGCTGGAGCGAGTGCGAAGCGGCAGTTTTCGCATTTACAAGGACACAGTAGTTTCAGTGAGGCTGTCTCCGCGTCGGCAGTGGAGCTATCTGAGGAGCTTATCCTACAGAAGCTTAACCTCCCACGTCGAACACCCGGTCGACTACGCATCCGACTATCCGACTGCGGTGCGAGGTACGACATTAGCGACAGAGTCTACACCGTGGAAGCCGTCCATGGAGCGAGAGAGAACTTCGTGA